A region of the Cupriavidus taiwanensis genome:
GATGCGAGAAACCGGGGACGGTTTTTCCGGGGTGCGGGAATGGACCTGAAGCGCAACATCCAGCTTCACCAACCCGCCGCGCTCGAGGCCCTGCTGGCCGAGGTCCGTGCCTGCCGCGCCTGCGCGCACCACTTGCCGCTCGGCCCGCGCCCGGTGGTGCGCGCCGGCGCCAGCGCGCGCATCCTGATCGTCGGCCAGGCGCCGGGAACGCGCGTGCACGAGACCGGCATTCCATGGAACGACGCCAGCGGCGAGCGGTTGCGGCAGTGGCTCGGGGTCGACGACGCCACCTTCTGCGACGCCTCGCAATTCGCCATCATCCCGATGGGCTTGTGCTATCCGGGCCGTGGCAAGGGCGGCGACAACCCGCCGCGCCCCGAATGCGCGCCCTTGTGGATGGACCGCCTGCTGGCACAATTGCCGTCTATCGCCCTGACCCTGCTGGTCGGCCAGTACGCGCAACGGCATTTCCTCGGGGCGCGCCGCAAGCCCACGCTGACCGAAACCGTCCGGGCATGGCAGGACTACGCGCCCGCCTTCATACCGCTGCCGCACCCGTCGCCGCGCAACCAGCCGTGGTTCAAGCAGCATCCGTGGTTTGAGGCGGAGGTGCTGCCGATGCTGCGGGAGCGGGTCAGGCTGCTGCTGCGGCCTGGCGATATGCCGCCAGGCTAGGCTGCACGCGATACCTGCCGCGCCGTAGCCTGTCGAGGCGCCTCATTCGCTGGCCGTAAAGCCCGAGGCCACCACCACCGGCTGCCACTGCGCGCGCTGCGCCTGGATCAGCTTGCGCAAGGCATCTCCCGGCTTGCCGTTCATTTCCATGCCCAGCGCCGCCATCTTGTCGCGCACCGCGGGGTCCTTGACGGCGTCGAGCAGCGCCTTTTCGATCTTCGCCACCGCAGCCGGCGGCGTCCCCGCCGGCACAAAGGCCGAGTACCAGCCGGATGCCGTCTCGAACCCCGGCGCGCCCGCCTCCGCCAGCGTTGGCACATCGGGCAGCAGCGCCGACCGGCGAGTGCCGGTGACACCCAGGAAACGGATCTTGCCCGCCCGGTAGAGCTCCATCTGCCCGCCCACCGCATCGATACCCAGCGGCAGCGTGCCGCCGATCTCATCGGTCAGCATCATCACGGCGCCGCGATAGGCGGTGGGCAGCAAGGGCACGCCAATCGCCTTGCCGAGCGACAGCACCCCGAAGTGAATGCTGCCGCCGAGCGTGACCAGCCCCACGCCGCCCTTGTCCGGGTTGCGCTTCACCCATGCCAGGTATTCCGGCATGGTCCGATAGGGCTGGTTGATGCTGGCGGATGCCACCAGCGGCACGTCGGCCAGGTAGGCGACGGGAACCAGGTCCTTGTCGGGGTCATAGGCCAGCCGCTTGTAGGTCAGCGGAAAGATGGTGAATGGCGGCGCGGGGGAGATCAGCACCGTCTTGCCATCCGGTGGCGCGCGTTTGACGTTCTCCAGTGCCAGCCGCGCCGATGCGCCGGGGCGGTTCTCGACCAGCACAGGCGTGTCGAGCGAAACACGCAATTTTTCAGCAAGCGTTCGCGCGAAAATGTCGAGCGCGCCACCGGCCGCAAAGCCGACGACGATGCGCATGGGCGCTTCGCCGCTGGCGGCGCGGGCCATGGCGGGAGCGGCACTGATGCCCAGGGCCAGGGCCAATGCCAGCGCGGGGGCCAGCCGTTGCAGGGAATTCAGAAACAGCATGCGGGACTCCGATTGACGGGCGGCGGCTGCGGTCAGGCAGCATCCAGCTCAGTGTGCGCTTCCAGCGGATAGATGGGGCGGCGCAGGTTGCGGAACGGAAACTGGCTATAGTCGGAGCTGCAGACGCCGGGGCCGGCCACCAGCACGATCTCGCTGGCGATCGGCTCGAACCCGGCGCGGAAATGCTGGCGCGACTTGATCAGGATGTACTTGCGGCGCGACAGGTCGATGCCCGCGTGCGTGAACACGCCGGTATCGAACGGCTCCTGCGGCTTTTCGCAGATCACCACCAACGTGCCCGCGACATCCAGCACCACGGTGCGGCCCAGGCTCAGCTTCATGCCCGTGAACATCGGGCCGGTGACCTGATAGTTGCCGTCGGTAATGCACTGCACCCGGCCGGTCAGCCGCAGCGGGCGGCCCTTCAGGTCCAGCGCCGGCATGTCGGTCTTGCCGCCCACATCGAGCGTGACGGACTGCCCTACGCCGGCGGCAATCAATTCCACCACGGCGCCCGGATCCCAGAACGGCCCGGCGACCACGCCTTCGAGCCCCTGGCGCAGGACTTCGCCCAACACCGTCATTTCGTCCGTTGGCCCGCCTGCACCACAGTTGTCGCCATGATCCACCAGCACGACCGGACCTTGCGCGAGCGTCTTGGCGCGCGCGATGGATGCTGCCATCGGCTCGATCGGGAAGACGAAATCAGCCCGGCGTTCCCACGCCATGCCGCAGAGCTCATCGAGCAAGCGCCGGCCCGCTTCGATTCTGGTGGTCTCAGCCACGATCACCACTGCCAGGCCCGTATGCGGGATATCGGCAAGCGGAAAGCCACCGAACACCGACGCGTTGAGCACCTCGCCATCGCGCTCGGCCGTGATCGCACGCTCCATGATGTCCTTCATGGGTTGCGCGCGCGGGGTCTGGCGCAGCATGTGAGTCAGCATCGGCAGCGTGCGCCACAGCAACACCGGGCGGGCTTCCCCTTGCAGCGCCGCCATCAGGGTACGGGCGGCGCGCACGCCGGTCTCGTACACATCCACGTGGGGATAGGTGCAATAGCCGGTGATCACGGTCGCATTGTCGACCAGTGCAGCGCTGAAGTTGGCGTGGAAATCGAGCGCAACCGCGATCGGCGTCTCCGGTGCGACGGCACGGATGCGGGCCAGCAACTCGCCTTCCGCATCCGGATAACCCTCGGCCACCATGGCGCCGTGCAAGTCCAGCATCACCGCATCGCAGCCGGCGCGTACCGCCTCCACGATGGTGGCCGCCATCGACTCAAAGGCTTCGGCAGTGACCATGCCGCTGGGCACTGCGTTAGCCATCAACGGCATCACGAACTCGTCGCCCTGGCGCCGGGCGATATCGATGAATGCGGCCGCGGCGCTGTTGGTGCCCTGGCAGGCCCGCACCGCGTCGTCACCGTAAAGCGGGCCGTCGGTGCTGCCGCGGTTGAACGCGCTCAGTGGCGTGGGGATCGGCGAAAAGGTATTGGTTTCATGCCGCATCAGGGCAATGACAAAGCGCATGGACTGGCTCCGACAACGTCAAGGGATCAGTTGGATTCGAGATCGACCGCGCGCGCAATGGCGCCATAGCGGATCGATTCGGTCTGCAGGAAGCGGCGGGCCTGCTCGGGGGTGGACAGGACCGGCTCGTAGGCAAGCGTCTTCAGGCGTGCGGCGAAGTCCGCTTCATGCACGCTCGCCTTCACTTCCTGGTAGAGCCGGTCGATGACCGGGGCCGGCGTACCCGCCTTGACCATCAGCGCCAGGTTGCCGCGCACCTGCAGTGCGTCGGCACCACCCGGCCTCTGCGTTTCGAGGGCAGGAAACTGCGCAACCGGTTCCACCTGCAACACGGCCAGCGGCTTGGCCTTGCCATCCTGGACGTAGTTGACCGAAGAGCCGATCACATCGACATGGGCATAGGTCTGGCCGCCAATCAGATCCGCCATGGCCGGCGGCGAGCCGCGGTACGGAACGATAGTGAAGTCCAGGCCATTGCGGCGCTTCCAGTCGGCCAGGCCGAGGTGAGCGGCCCCTGCCACAACGTTGATGCTGATCGACACCTTGCCGGGATTGCGCTGGATATGCGCTTTCAGTTCACTCAGCGTCATCTGCTTGCGGTCGGCGCGCGTGATGATCCAGTGCGGCACGGTGCTGACGATGGTCACCGGCGTCAGGTCGGTATCGGGCCGATAGCGCAGGCCCTTGATCGTGTACGGATTGATACTGAGCGTGCCGTCGCTAGCCAGCAGCAGCGTGTTGCCGTCGGCCTTTTCCTTGAGCACTGAGGACACGCCCGGCACGGTCGCACCGCCGGCGATGTTCTCCACCACCACCGGCTGCCCCAGCCGCTGCTCCAGCTTGCGCGCGAGCGTCCGGCCGATGATGTCGTAGGAACCGCCGGCCGGGAACGGCACGACCAGGCGCAGCGGCCGGTCAGGCCACGCGGTCGCGGCACTTGCGCAAGTGGCCGTCAGCAAGGCTGCGCCGGCAAGCATGCAGCGCATGGTCGAGCGCAATCGGCATACTGCTTCCATTGGTCTCCTCCTGAGGTCTGATTGCCTCGTGATGGCTTGGAATGAATCAGGTGATGCGCCGACTATATGGGATTGGTCTCGATACCAAAAGCGAATTAAACTCGCTGTTTATTGAGCAAATGGTTAATCCACAAAGAAGCCAGTCAGCCCTGCACTCGCCTGCCATGCCTGCCGAAACCTTCATCCATACCCTGCTTGGCCGCCTCAAGCTGCGGCATCTGCGCATCATGCTGGCGCTGAGCGAGATGCAGACCGCCGCCGCCGTTGCCGTGCGCTTCCATGTCAGCCCAGCGGCAGTGTCCAAGACACTGGCCGAGATCGAAGACATCGTGGGCATGCCGCTGTTCGAGCGCGGCCGCCGCGGCCTGCGGCTGACCGATCCCGGCCGGGAAATGGCGTCGCATGCTGCGGTCTTGCTGGCGCAGCTGGAACGGCTCGCCGAATCGCTGGAGGCGGTACGCGCCGGCAGCCAGGGGGCGTTGCGCATTGCGTTTCGGACGATGTCGGTGCAGCCCTTCCTGGCACGGGCGATGAGCGACTTCTACCGGGATCATCCGCGCGTGGAGATCAGCGTGATCGAAGGCGGCATCGGCGAACTGGCGGATCAGCTTGTGGATGGCTCGCTGGATCTGCTGTTCGCCTATGACGATCCGCGCCTGTCGCTACCGGCGCTGCGCGCGGCGCCGGTGGTCCCGGCACAGAAGGTGGTGATCGTCGCCAGCCACGACCATCCGCTGCTCGCCCGCCGCAAGCTGACGGCGCGTGAATTGTCCGGGCAGCAATGGTGTATTCCGGTGTCCGGCTCGCGCATGCTTCACCTGCTGCACTCGGCGTTCCAGGCGCTGGACGCGCCAGCACCCACGCTTGGTATCCGCACCAGCGATGTCGCCGCCACCGCCAGCCTGTTGCAGGCCGGTCATTTCCTCGCGGTGTTTCCCGAGCGCATCGCCGCGCAGCTCGCCCTGGCCAAGGTGGGAAGAGTGCTGCGCTTCGAACTCGGCAGCCGCGTGGAGCCGGTGGTCGCGGTGTGGAACGACGAACTCACGCCGCGCACGCCGGCTCGCCTGTTTCGCGAGCTTGTCATGCACCGGGCCGGCGAATCCTTCATGGCCCAGCCGGTACCGTTGCTGGCCGCGCGCGCGGTTGCTGCCGCTGGCGTTAGCAAGCGCTGAGCGGAAAGCTTGCGGCCAGGCTCAGTGCGAGCACAACACCGCCGCCATCTCCTTCGCCGCACCCTGCAGCGTCGGCACCGCCTGCAGCAACGCTTCGAGCGAGGCCCGCGCGGTCGGCGCATGACAGGCAATCGCCGCGACCACCCGGCCGGGCCCGGCGCTGTCCGGTTCGCGCACCGGCACCGCCACGGCGCACATGCCGCGCACGAATTCCTCGTGATCGACGCCGATGCCGCGCGCGGCCAGCCGGTCGAGTTCGGTGTTGAGTACGGGCAGGTCGGACAGCGTGCGCGGCGTGTGCGCGGCGAGGTCCAGGCGCCGCAGTGTCTGCTGGCGTTCCAGCCGGTTCATCGCTGACAGGAACAGCTTGCCGCTGGCGGTGCAATGCAGCGGCACATGGATGCCAGGCGACAACTGCAGGCGCAGCGGCTCGTGTGTTTCCACGCGCTCGACGTAAAGCACGCGGTCGCCGTCGAGCGCGGTCAGGTTGCAGGTCTCTCCCAGCCGCGCCACCAGCCGGGCCAGGATGCCGCGGCATTCCCGCAGCAGCGGCGGGCTGCGCAGCGTCTGCAGCGACAACGCCGCCGCGGCCGGACCAGGCACATAGCCGCGCTCGGCCGGCATCCGCACCACGAAGCCGCTGCGCTCCATCGCCGCCAGCAGGCGCATCAGCGTCGCCTTCGGCACATGCAGCCGCTGCGACAGCTGCGACAGCGTCTGCGGCTGCTGCGCCCGCGCCAGGCTGGACAGCACCGCCAGCACGCGCAGGCTGCGGGCGTCCTCCTCCGGCGCCGCGTCCTCTGCTGCAGTGCGATTCTGAAACGGCATTGTCATGTTCTGTTTCACAACCGGCGTCTCCTCGCGATTGGGCTTTCCATTCCGGCCTTGAAAAATAAAATCCGGAACAGAACGTTTCAGATTATAAATCCAGGCCGCGGGCTACGTGCCCAGGCCAGCAACAGGAGACAGCGACGATGTCGCAAACCGTTGACTACATCGTGGTGGGCGCGGGCTCGGCCGGGTGCGTGCTGGCCAACCGGCTCAGCGAAGACGGCCGCTATTCGGTCTGCCTGCTCGAGGCGGGCCCGCCCGACCGCTACCCGTGGATCCATATCCCGATCGGCTATGGCAAGACCATGTTCCACAAGCAGGTGAACTGGGGCTTCTATACCGACCCCGATCCCAACATGCTGAACCGCCGCATCTACTGGCCGCGCGGGCGCACGCTGGGCGGCAGCAGCGCCATCAACGGCCTGATCTACGTGCGCGGCCAGCGCGAGGACTACGACCACTGGGCCGCGCTGGGCAATCCGGGCTGGGGCTGGGACGACTGCCTGCCCTACTTCCGCAAGCTCGAGAACAACGACCTCGGCGCCGGGCCGACGCGTGGCACCGGGGGCCCGCTCAATGCCACCTCGATCGACAGGCGCCATCCGCTGGTCGATGCCTTCGTCGCCGCCGGGCAGGCGCTGGGCCTGCCGCGCCAGACCGACTTCAACGGCGGCGACCAGGAAGGCGTGGGCTATTACCAGCTCACCACGCGCAACGGCTGGCGCTGCTCCACCGCGGTGGCCTACCTGCGCCCGGCGCGCGGGCGCGCCAACCTGCGCGTCGAGACCGATGCGCACACCACCGGCATCCTGTTCGAAGGCAAGCGCGCCGTGGGCGTGCGCTACACCCAGCATGGCCAGCCCTATATCCTGCGGGCGCGGCGCGAGGTGATCCTGTGCGCCGGGGCGCTGCAGTCGCCGCAGCTGCTGCAGCTGTCCGGCATCGGCCCGGCGCCGCTGCTGCACGAGCTGGGCGTGCCGGTGGTGCACGCGCTGCCGGGCGTCGGCGAAAACCTGCAGGACCACCTGCAGATCCGGCTGATCTACGAGGTGGCCAAACCCATCACCACCAACGACCAGCTGCGCACGCTGGCCGGCAAGGCGCGCATGGGCCTGGAATGGCTGCTGCTGCGCAAGGGCCCGCTGGCGATCGGCATCAACCAGGGCGCGATGTTCTGCCGCGCCCTGCCGCAGGAAAGCGCCACGCCGGACACGCAGTTCCATTTCTCGACACTGTCGGCCGACATGGCCGGCGGCACGGTGCATCCGTTCTCGGGCTGCACCTATTCCGTGTGCCAGCTGCGCCCGGCGTCGCGCGGCACCGTGCGGATCCGTTCGACCGACCCGTTCGAGCCGCCGTCGATGCAGCCCAACTACCTGTCGGCCGAACTGGACCGGCGCTGCACCATCGCCGCGGTGCGCTATGCGCGGCGCGTGGCGCAGACCGAACCGATGCGGGGCTTGATGCGGCGCGAGTTCCGGCCAGGCGACGATGTGCGCAGCGACGACGAGATCCTGCACTTCTGCCGCGAGTACGGCGCCACCATCTTCCATCCGTCGGGCACGGCCAAGATGGGCCCGGCCGCCGATCCGCTGGCGGTGGTCGATGCGCGCCTGCGCGTGCACGGCATCGGCGGGCTGCGCGTGGTGGACTGCTCGGTGATGCCCACGCTGGTCTCGGGCAACACCAACGTGCCGGTGGTGATGATGGCCGAGCGCGCGGCAGACCTGATCCGCGAAGACGCGCGGCGCGAGATCCACCACGCCGACGTCGCGGCGCCGATGGCCGCCGCGGCCTGAAGCGGCAAACCGGCGGGCCGGGCATCCATAAGCACCCGGCCAGCCCTGCAGCGCATCGGCGTCCATAAACATCCTTCCAGAGGACGCCGCCCACCACCAGAGGAGACAAGCATGACTAGCCCTAACGAACAGGCGATCCGCAAGGTCGCGCTGGCGTCCGTGATCGGCGCCACCATCGAGTGGTATGACTTCTTCCTGTACGGCGTGGTAGCCGGCCTGGTCTTCAACAAGCTGTACTTCCCCGGCGACGACCCGCTGGTGGCCACCATGCTGGCCTACACCACCTTTGCGGTGGGATTTGTCACGCGCCCGCTCGGCGGCGTGATCTTCGGGCACTTCGGCGACAAGGTCGGACGCAAGAGCATGCTGGTGATGACGCTGATGATCATGGGCGTCTCCACCTTCCTGATCGGGCTGGTGCCGACCTATGACAGCATCGGCATCCTGGCGCCGGTGCTGTTGCTGCTGCTGCGCGTGCTGCAGGGCATCGGCCTGGGCGGCGAATGGGGCGGCGCGGTGCTGATGGCGTACGAGTACGCGCCGCCGCACCGCAAGGGCTTCTACGCGTCGCTGCCGCAGATCGGGCTGGCGATCGGGCTGTGCCTGGCCTCGGGCGTGGTGGCGCTGCTGTCGCTGACGCTGTCGGATGCGCAGTTCCTGGCCTGGGGCTGGCGTGTCGCGTTCCTGATCTCGGCGGCGATGGTGTTCGTCGGCATGTACATACGGCTGAACGTCAAGGAAACGCCGGAATTCGCCGTGATCAAGCAGCGCAATGCCGAAACGCAGATTCCATTTGTCGACATGATGCGGCGCTACCCCGGCAATATCGTCAAGGGCATGGGCGCGCGCT
Encoded here:
- a CDS encoding uracil-DNA glycosylase family protein produces the protein MDLKRNIQLHQPAALEALLAEVRACRACAHHLPLGPRPVVRAGASARILIVGQAPGTRVHETGIPWNDASGERLRQWLGVDDATFCDASQFAIIPMGLCYPGRGKGGDNPPRPECAPLWMDRLLAQLPSIALTLLVGQYAQRHFLGARRKPTLTETVRAWQDYAPAFIPLPHPSPRNQPWFKQHPWFEAEVLPMLRERVRLLLRPGDMPPG
- a CDS encoding tripartite tricarboxylate transporter substrate-binding protein → MLFLNSLQRLAPALALALALGISAAPAMARAASGEAPMRIVVGFAAGGALDIFARTLAEKLRVSLDTPVLVENRPGASARLALENVKRAPPDGKTVLISPAPPFTIFPLTYKRLAYDPDKDLVPVAYLADVPLVASASINQPYRTMPEYLAWVKRNPDKGGVGLVTLGGSIHFGVLSLGKAIGVPLLPTAYRGAVMMLTDEIGGTLPLGIDAVGGQMELYRAGKIRFLGVTGTRRSALLPDVPTLAEAGAPGFETASGWYSAFVPAGTPPAAVAKIEKALLDAVKDPAVRDKMAALGMEMNGKPGDALRKLIQAQRAQWQPVVVASGFTASE
- a CDS encoding M81 family metallopeptidase; translated protein: MRFVIALMRHETNTFSPIPTPLSAFNRGSTDGPLYGDDAVRACQGTNSAAAAFIDIARRQGDEFVMPLMANAVPSGMVTAEAFESMAATIVEAVRAGCDAVMLDLHGAMVAEGYPDAEGELLARIRAVAPETPIAVALDFHANFSAALVDNATVITGYCTYPHVDVYETGVRAARTLMAALQGEARPVLLWRTLPMLTHMLRQTPRAQPMKDIMERAITAERDGEVLNASVFGGFPLADIPHTGLAVVIVAETTRIEAGRRLLDELCGMAWERRADFVFPIEPMAASIARAKTLAQGPVVLVDHGDNCGAGGPTDEMTVLGEVLRQGLEGVVAGPFWDPGAVVELIAAGVGQSVTLDVGGKTDMPALDLKGRPLRLTGRVQCITDGNYQVTGPMFTGMKLSLGRTVVLDVAGTLVVICEKPQEPFDTGVFTHAGIDLSRRKYILIKSRQHFRAGFEPIASEIVLVAGPGVCSSDYSQFPFRNLRRPIYPLEAHTELDAA
- a CDS encoding Bug family tripartite tricarboxylate transporter substrate binding protein; protein product: MEAVCRLRSTMRCMLAGAALLTATCASAATAWPDRPLRLVVPFPAGGSYDIIGRTLARKLEQRLGQPVVVENIAGGATVPGVSSVLKEKADGNTLLLASDGTLSINPYTIKGLRYRPDTDLTPVTIVSTVPHWIITRADRKQMTLSELKAHIQRNPGKVSISINVVAGAAHLGLADWKRRNGLDFTIVPYRGSPPAMADLIGGQTYAHVDVIGSSVNYVQDGKAKPLAVLQVEPVAQFPALETQRPGGADALQVRGNLALMVKAGTPAPVIDRLYQEVKASVHEADFAARLKTLAYEPVLSTPEQARRFLQTESIRYGAIARAVDLESN
- a CDS encoding LysR family transcriptional regulator — translated: MNQVMRRLYGIGLDTKSELNSLFIEQMVNPQRSQSALHSPAMPAETFIHTLLGRLKLRHLRIMLALSEMQTAAAVAVRFHVSPAAVSKTLAEIEDIVGMPLFERGRRGLRLTDPGREMASHAAVLLAQLERLAESLEAVRAGSQGALRIAFRTMSVQPFLARAMSDFYRDHPRVEISVIEGGIGELADQLVDGSLDLLFAYDDPRLSLPALRAAPVVPAQKVVIVASHDHPLLARRKLTARELSGQQWCIPVSGSRMLHLLHSAFQALDAPAPTLGIRTSDVAATASLLQAGHFLAVFPERIAAQLALAKVGRVLRFELGSRVEPVVAVWNDELTPRTPARLFRELVMHRAGESFMAQPVPLLAARAVAAAGVSKR
- a CDS encoding IclR family transcriptional regulator, with the protein product MKQNMTMPFQNRTAAEDAAPEEDARSLRVLAVLSSLARAQQPQTLSQLSQRLHVPKATLMRLLAAMERSGFVVRMPAERGYVPGPAAAALSLQTLRSPPLLRECRGILARLVARLGETCNLTALDGDRVLYVERVETHEPLRLQLSPGIHVPLHCTASGKLFLSAMNRLERQQTLRRLDLAAHTPRTLSDLPVLNTELDRLAARGIGVDHEEFVRGMCAVAVPVREPDSAGPGRVVAAIACHAPTARASLEALLQAVPTLQGAAKEMAAVLCSH
- a CDS encoding GMC family oxidoreductase: MSQTVDYIVVGAGSAGCVLANRLSEDGRYSVCLLEAGPPDRYPWIHIPIGYGKTMFHKQVNWGFYTDPDPNMLNRRIYWPRGRTLGGSSAINGLIYVRGQREDYDHWAALGNPGWGWDDCLPYFRKLENNDLGAGPTRGTGGPLNATSIDRRHPLVDAFVAAGQALGLPRQTDFNGGDQEGVGYYQLTTRNGWRCSTAVAYLRPARGRANLRVETDAHTTGILFEGKRAVGVRYTQHGQPYILRARREVILCAGALQSPQLLQLSGIGPAPLLHELGVPVVHALPGVGENLQDHLQIRLIYEVAKPITTNDQLRTLAGKARMGLEWLLLRKGPLAIGINQGAMFCRALPQESATPDTQFHFSTLSADMAGGTVHPFSGCTYSVCQLRPASRGTVRIRSTDPFEPPSMQPNYLSAELDRRCTIAAVRYARRVAQTEPMRGLMRREFRPGDDVRSDDEILHFCREYGATIFHPSGTAKMGPAADPLAVVDARLRVHGIGGLRVVDCSVMPTLVSGNTNVPVVMMAERAADLIREDARREIHHADVAAPMAAAA
- a CDS encoding MFS transporter — encoded protein: MTSPNEQAIRKVALASVIGATIEWYDFFLYGVVAGLVFNKLYFPGDDPLVATMLAYTTFAVGFVTRPLGGVIFGHFGDKVGRKSMLVMTLMIMGVSTFLIGLVPTYDSIGILAPVLLLLLRVLQGIGLGGEWGGAVLMAYEYAPPHRKGFYASLPQIGLAIGLCLASGVVALLSLTLSDAQFLAWGWRVAFLISAAMVFVGMYIRLNVKETPEFAVIKQRNAETQIPFVDMMRRYPGNIVKGMGARYIDGVFFNIFGVFSITYLTQTVNISRTQALVGVMAAAIAMCFFIPFFGHLSDRIGRTRVYFWGSLITALSAFPAFWLMLNSGGNTMLLWLAIVVPFGILYAAVYGPEAALFCELFDARVRYTGISFVYQFSGIFASGITPIIATALLKSGGGQPWQICAYVAFAGLVSALSVALIGRRAGTPEPGESGVPLHGPAR